In Propionimicrobium sp. PCR01-08-3, one DNA window encodes the following:
- the ortA gene encoding 2-amino-4-oxopentanoate thiolase subunit OrtA, whose protein sequence is MTTTTNDTASAGTWVEIQRTILTPQQRAAGLPADTAATPLVQWVDGFLVADAQVGDEVTIRSIIGRAHTGTLSRINPSYSHSFGTTVREILTIGTEYES, encoded by the coding sequence ATGACTACGACAACCAACGACACAGCCTCGGCGGGGACCTGGGTCGAGATCCAGCGAACTATCCTCACGCCGCAGCAGCGGGCGGCTGGTTTGCCGGCCGATACCGCGGCCACCCCGCTCGTTCAGTGGGTCGACGGCTTCTTGGTCGCCGACGCGCAGGTCGGCGATGAGGTCACCATCCGGTCGATCATCGGCCGCGCGCATACCGGAACTCTGAGTCGGATCAATCCGAGCTATTCGCACAGCTTCGGCACCACGGTGCGCGAAATCCTGACGATTGGGACGGAGTACGAGTCATGA
- a CDS encoding thiamine pyrophosphate-dependent enzyme, translating to MNTAMSVGWPTAGLAAQSSRFQPPQPVEEARVQLLREDGTLLEDPDFAPVCTGEQAAQMLRDMTLIRRFDTESTALQRKGQLGLWAPGLGQEAIQVAAVAALGQNDHVFPSHRETGMAMLMGLPIERLLGIFCGKETGDWDSEETRFHHLNMVIGGHTLHGVGYAMGQARDRQTDPNADDGVSVILHGDGAISEGDVNEAYIFAAAYQAPAVFVCVNNQWAISEPAARQSQVPLYQRAWGFGIPSVQVDGNDVLAMHAAMTWALERARSGQGPSFIEAYTYRMGAHTTSDDPTKYRTRDESAEWEIKDPLTRTEAWLRSEGLWEDSDQARLDQEAEAFGEQVRDAVNNVVTPKLEDIFDRVYAAPTPDLVAQRDQVVRELAAL from the coding sequence GTGAATACTGCGATGTCTGTCGGATGGCCGACTGCCGGGCTTGCTGCTCAATCGAGTAGATTCCAGCCCCCGCAGCCCGTCGAAGAGGCTCGGGTACAACTGCTCCGCGAAGACGGCACGTTGCTCGAAGACCCGGATTTTGCTCCGGTGTGCACCGGTGAGCAGGCCGCGCAGATGCTCCGCGACATGACATTGATCAGGCGTTTCGATACCGAGAGCACAGCACTTCAGCGCAAAGGACAGCTGGGGTTGTGGGCTCCGGGGCTCGGCCAGGAGGCCATCCAGGTGGCCGCAGTTGCGGCGCTGGGCCAAAACGATCACGTCTTCCCGAGCCACCGCGAAACCGGCATGGCGATGCTGATGGGGTTGCCGATCGAGCGGCTGCTCGGCATCTTCTGCGGCAAGGAGACCGGTGACTGGGATTCGGAAGAGACCCGCTTTCACCACCTCAACATGGTCATCGGCGGTCACACCCTGCACGGTGTCGGCTACGCGATGGGCCAGGCCCGCGACCGGCAAACCGATCCGAACGCTGACGATGGCGTCTCGGTGATTCTCCACGGCGATGGCGCCATCAGTGAGGGCGACGTCAACGAGGCCTACATTTTCGCGGCTGCCTATCAGGCGCCGGCCGTCTTCGTCTGTGTCAACAATCAGTGGGCGATCAGCGAACCTGCGGCTCGCCAATCACAAGTTCCGCTCTACCAGCGGGCTTGGGGATTCGGCATCCCGAGCGTCCAGGTCGACGGCAACGACGTGCTCGCGATGCACGCGGCCATGACCTGGGCATTGGAGCGCGCCCGCAGCGGCCAGGGCCCCAGCTTCATCGAGGCCTATACCTACCGGATGGGTGCCCACACCACCAGCGACGACCCCACCAAGTACCGCACCAGGGACGAATCGGCCGAGTGGGAGATCAAGGATCCGCTGACCCGCACCGAAGCCTGGCTTCGGTCCGAGGGCCTGTGGGAAGACTCCGATCAGGCCAGGCTCGACCAGGAGGCCGAGGCCTTCGGCGAGCAGGTGCGCGACGCCGTCAACAACGTCGTCACTCCCAAACTCGAAGACATCTTCGACCGCGTCTATGCCGCCCCGACGCCCGACTTGGTGGCCCAGCGTGACCAGGTCGTCCGGGAGCTGGCTGCCCTGTGA
- the ortB gene encoding 2-amino-4-oxopentanoate thiolase subunit OrtB: MSRDNSYAAVMARKNDIMRQALGLDYDQFVQSPIAFDYEAMMASSGYSLDDVATIQRDSKVGDTPLHELHRLTEAVREISEPGKGATILLKDEAANASGSFKARRASISAYEAQKKGYQGMVTATSGNYGAAVASQAAQRGLKCIVVQEIFDSHKVGQPEIVEKARACEAYGAEVLKLTVGPELFYVLLRTLEDTGFFNASLYTPFGILGIETLGAEIGEQVRTRYGKEPDAVVVTNAGGGNLTGTARGLRQTGCEKTEVIAVSVDLSGLHMASDTDFNNKSFTTGHTGFGVPFTTWPDRVDVPKNAARALRYMDGYQLVTQGEVFYITELLTKLEGLERGPAGNTSLTAAVALACTMDRDQIVVVQETEYTGAGKHHNSQLSFARSRGIEVRRGDPADNVPGKAIVIPERLNQVAGKPLDLERLRRSYIKQAAKAHPVGEWTPTDVEFLAADINASVDKVREFAAELA; this comes from the coding sequence ATGAGCCGAGACAACTCCTACGCGGCTGTCATGGCCCGCAAGAACGACATCATGCGCCAGGCGCTGGGGCTCGACTACGACCAGTTCGTGCAGAGCCCGATCGCTTTCGACTACGAGGCCATGATGGCGTCCTCGGGCTACAGCTTGGACGATGTTGCGACCATCCAGCGAGATAGCAAGGTCGGCGATACGCCGCTTCACGAGTTGCACCGGTTGACAGAAGCCGTGCGCGAGATCTCCGAGCCGGGTAAGGGAGCCACCATCCTGTTGAAGGACGAGGCCGCCAATGCGTCCGGCAGCTTCAAGGCCCGCCGCGCGTCCATCAGTGCTTATGAGGCCCAGAAGAAGGGATATCAGGGCATGGTGACCGCGACCAGTGGCAATTATGGAGCCGCAGTCGCTTCGCAAGCAGCCCAGCGGGGCCTGAAGTGCATCGTGGTTCAGGAGATCTTCGATTCACACAAGGTCGGACAGCCAGAGATCGTGGAGAAGGCCCGCGCATGCGAGGCCTATGGCGCCGAGGTGCTCAAGCTGACCGTAGGCCCGGAGCTCTTCTACGTGCTATTGCGCACCTTGGAGGACACCGGATTCTTCAACGCCAGCTTGTACACTCCGTTCGGAATTCTCGGCATCGAAACCCTCGGCGCCGAGATCGGTGAGCAGGTCCGCACCCGTTACGGCAAGGAACCGGATGCGGTGGTGGTTACCAATGCCGGAGGCGGTAACCTGACCGGAACCGCCCGCGGGCTACGCCAGACGGGCTGCGAGAAGACCGAGGTGATCGCGGTCTCGGTCGATCTGAGCGGGCTGCACATGGCCTCGGATACCGACTTCAACAATAAGTCGTTTACCACGGGTCACACCGGCTTTGGAGTGCCGTTCACCACTTGGCCGGATCGAGTGGACGTCCCCAAGAACGCTGCCCGCGCGCTGCGCTACATGGACGGCTACCAGCTGGTTACCCAAGGTGAGGTCTTCTATATCACCGAACTGCTGACCAAATTGGAGGGCCTGGAGCGGGGTCCTGCCGGCAATACCAGTCTCACGGCGGCTGTCGCGCTGGCCTGCACGATGGATCGCGATCAGATCGTCGTGGTGCAGGAGACCGAGTACACCGGAGCCGGTAAGCACCACAACAGCCAGCTGTCGTTCGCTCGCAGTCGCGGCATCGAGGTGCGCCGGGGCGACCCCGCGGACAATGTCCCGGGCAAGGCGATAGTGATTCCCGAACGGCTCAACCAGGTGGCTGGCAAGCCACTCGATCTGGAGCGGCTACGCCGCAGCTACATCAAGCAGGCCGCCAAAGCCCATCCGGTAGGGGAGTGGACCCCGACAGATGTCGAGTTCCTGGCCGCCGATATCAACGCCTCGGTCGACAAAGTGCGCGAGTTCGCGGCCGAACTCGCCTGA
- the oraS gene encoding D-ornithine 4,5-aminomutase subunit OraS — translation MTEEQSEETARVARFDALRAELADMDDTALKARFWELCEQVMTPVVDLARTHTTASIERSVLLRMGIDSSTTHAVVENLYLAGLLGKGAGHAVLRLSRRDGVDIRAAAAQIAEDPAVLDGLFEGSTK, via the coding sequence ATGACTGAAGAGCAAAGCGAGGAGACCGCCCGAGTGGCGCGCTTCGACGCCTTGCGTGCCGAACTGGCCGATATGGACGACACCGCACTCAAGGCCCGCTTCTGGGAACTGTGCGAGCAGGTGATGACGCCCGTCGTGGATTTGGCGCGCACCCACACTACCGCGTCCATCGAACGCTCGGTACTGCTGCGCATGGGTATCGATTCGAGCACCACCCATGCGGTTGTCGAAAACCTCTATCTGGCCGGCCTGCTCGGCAAAGGTGCCGGGCATGCCGTACTTCGGCTGTCCCGCCGTGATGGCGTCGACATCCGCGCCGCCGCCGCGCAGATCGCCGAGGATCCGGCCGTGCTCGACGGTCTCTTCGAGGGGAGCACGAAGTGA
- a CDS encoding alpha-ketoacid dehydrogenase subunit beta, which translates to MTLAKALNAGLRAALASDDKVLLYGEDIGSLGGVFRVTERLQAEFGDDRVLDSPLAESGLIGTAIGMAERGYRPVVELQFDGFVFPGFDQITQQLAKLRFRSQGRVELPVVVRFPYGGGIGSIENHSESVEAYFAHTPGLTVVTPSNANDAYWMIQQAIASPDPVIFLEPKRRYHEKGVVALDAPAYGLHESAVVREGTDLTLICWGPMVRTCLDAAAAAEKEGRSIEVVDVRSLQPLDFETIARSVEHTSRAVVVHEAQRNYGPGAELVARLQEELFYVMESPVLRVTGYDTPYPPSKLESDWLPNLDRVLAAVDQSMAY; encoded by the coding sequence ATGACGCTGGCCAAGGCGCTGAACGCCGGGCTACGCGCCGCGCTCGCCTCCGACGACAAAGTCCTGCTCTACGGCGAGGACATCGGGTCGCTCGGCGGGGTCTTTCGGGTCACCGAGCGTCTGCAAGCCGAGTTCGGTGATGATCGCGTGCTCGACTCGCCGCTCGCCGAATCCGGCCTGATCGGCACCGCTATTGGGATGGCCGAGCGGGGTTATCGTCCGGTCGTCGAATTGCAGTTCGACGGCTTCGTCTTTCCGGGCTTCGATCAGATCACCCAACAGCTCGCCAAGCTGCGTTTCCGCTCACAGGGACGCGTGGAGCTGCCGGTGGTCGTCCGGTTCCCCTACGGCGGCGGCATCGGCAGCATCGAGAACCACTCTGAGTCGGTCGAGGCCTATTTCGCGCACACCCCCGGGCTCACCGTGGTCACGCCGTCGAACGCGAACGACGCCTACTGGATGATCCAGCAGGCCATCGCCTCGCCCGATCCGGTGATCTTCCTCGAACCGAAGCGCCGCTACCACGAGAAGGGCGTCGTGGCACTGGACGCCCCGGCATACGGGCTGCACGAGTCGGCGGTGGTGCGCGAGGGCACCGACCTCACGCTGATCTGCTGGGGTCCGATGGTGCGAACTTGTCTGGACGCCGCGGCAGCTGCCGAAAAAGAAGGACGCAGCATTGAGGTGGTTGACGTGCGCAGCCTGCAGCCGCTCGACTTCGAGACCATCGCCCGCAGCGTCGAGCACACCTCGCGGGCGGTTGTCGTCCATGAGGCGCAACGCAATTACGGGCCGGGTGCCGAGTTGGTGGCCCGGCTGCAAGAAGAACTTTTCTACGTCATGGAGTCTCCCGTGCTGCGCGTGACCGGCTACGACACGCCGTATCCGCCCAGCAAGCTGGAGTCGGATTGGCTGCCGAATCTCGATCGCGTGCTGGCCGCCGTCGATCAATCAATGGCTTACTGA
- a CDS encoding 2-oxo acid dehydrogenase subunit E2 — protein MFAFKLPDPGEGLTEAEITQWLVSVGDEVRVNDILVEIETAKSLVELPSPVSGTVRRLLAEVGQTVEVGTPIIEIDDGSADEPDSGLEAEPSSAPQHSPVPGSKPGTGVVGGQNTESLASTRGDADEAADATTTGSAGGQSAAQRSVDENTDEAEGQPKSLVGSGPLPEPKSRRRPHLGSALRKPGGAANGVVSRGVDVAGVRSVAHGDGGSAETANPDRTGAAGSSASSGDAVHAPGRAGSGFAGGAGPGTTAHRAAVAEPAGSRQAQTPSEPGPITTAVGKVLAKPLVRRLARDLGVKLASIRPTGPGGTVSREDVEAAAGIGGHTPAESAGGPGSALVDHIAPIKGVRKATAQNVAESIAKHVHVTEFNTIDISATKTLVEQLKKRREFRDLHVSPLLLHAKAVCLALARHPELNATWDGEAGEIIYHDEVNLGIAAATPRGLLVPVIRRADKMNLVELCRAINELVVTARDGKLQPADYSGGTFSITNVGVFGIDTGTPIINGDESGILAMGAIKRRPWVVGSGEDEQIVPRWVTTLAVSFDHQLIDGEQGSQFLGDISTVLESPELSLLF, from the coding sequence ATGTTTGCGTTCAAGCTTCCTGACCCCGGCGAAGGCCTGACCGAGGCCGAGATCACCCAGTGGTTGGTCTCGGTCGGCGACGAGGTGCGGGTCAACGACATCCTCGTCGAGATCGAAACCGCCAAGTCACTCGTCGAATTGCCGAGCCCGGTCTCCGGCACGGTGCGGCGGCTGCTCGCCGAGGTCGGCCAGACCGTCGAGGTCGGCACCCCGATCATCGAGATCGACGACGGGTCGGCCGATGAGCCCGACTCCGGTCTGGAAGCAGAACCGAGCAGCGCGCCTCAGCACTCACCAGTTCCCGGTTCCAAGCCGGGGACGGGAGTCGTTGGAGGGCAGAACACCGAGTCTTTGGCATCAACCCGTGGTGACGCCGATGAGGCTGCAGATGCCACGACGACTGGTTCCGCAGGTGGGCAATCCGCGGCACAGCGTTCGGTCGACGAGAACACGGACGAAGCCGAGGGGCAACCGAAGTCGCTGGTGGGTTCGGGGCCATTGCCCGAACCGAAGAGCCGCCGTCGTCCGCACTTGGGATCAGCGTTGCGCAAGCCGGGTGGGGCAGCGAACGGAGTTGTGTCGCGCGGGGTTGACGTCGCTGGCGTGAGATCTGTTGCCCATGGTGATGGCGGGAGTGCCGAGACCGCCAATCCGGATCGGACCGGAGCGGCCGGATCTTCGGCGTCCTCCGGAGACGCGGTTCACGCACCGGGGCGCGCGGGTAGTGGGTTTGCCGGTGGTGCCGGCCCAGGTACTACGGCCCATAGGGCCGCGGTCGCCGAGCCAGCCGGGAGCCGACAGGCGCAAACACCGTCTGAGCCGGGGCCCATCACCACTGCGGTCGGCAAGGTGCTGGCCAAACCGCTGGTACGCAGACTCGCCCGTGATCTCGGGGTGAAGCTCGCCAGCATTCGTCCCACCGGGCCGGGCGGCACGGTGAGCAGGGAAGACGTCGAGGCGGCTGCCGGTATCGGTGGACACACCCCGGCCGAGAGTGCGGGCGGACCGGGATCGGCGCTGGTCGACCATATTGCGCCGATCAAGGGCGTCCGCAAGGCGACTGCGCAGAATGTGGCTGAATCGATCGCCAAGCATGTGCACGTCACCGAGTTCAATACGATCGACATCAGCGCCACCAAGACCCTGGTCGAGCAGCTGAAGAAGCGCCGTGAGTTCCGCGATCTGCACGTATCCCCGCTGCTGTTGCATGCCAAGGCTGTTTGCTTGGCGCTGGCCAGGCATCCCGAGCTGAACGCCACCTGGGACGGCGAAGCCGGCGAGATCATCTACCACGACGAGGTCAACCTCGGTATCGCCGCAGCGACCCCGCGCGGGCTGCTCGTCCCGGTGATCAGGCGCGCCGACAAGATGAACCTGGTCGAGCTGTGCCGGGCCATCAACGAGTTGGTGGTGACCGCCCGCGACGGCAAGTTGCAGCCCGCCGACTACTCGGGCGGCACCTTCTCGATTACCAATGTCGGGGTTTTCGGTATCGACACCGGTACCCCGATCATCAACGGGGACGAGTCCGGCATTCTCGCGATGGGCGCGATCAAGCGTCGTCCGTGGGTCGTCGGCTCCGGCGAGGACGAACAGATCGTGCCGCGCTGGGTCACGACGCTGGCCGTCAGCTTCGACCACCAGCTGATCGACGGCGAACAGGGATCGCAGTTCCTGGGCGATATCTCGACCGTGCTGGAATCTCCCGAGCTGTCGCTCCTATTCTGA
- the alr gene encoding alanine racemase, protein MLYVTHAEVDLSAIARNVEQARKLAPHAKTLVAVKADAYGHGAVPVARHLAKLGLADWFGVATTPEGIELRDAGITQPILKLSPCLSDDELDAAIAADITPTVIDEATIAAASAAAARAGRTGYPVHLAIDTGMRRIGSSPVNAPALAQAIGADPALKLEGLFTHFPISDQPVGNEFTAGQMTSLLNVADQIRADRDRAGLAPLELVHASNSGAVLGHPTQGFDMVRPGIMAYGYYPDAETPRPVELRPALSWKSQLSYVKQVAAGDTVSYGRTWTAPVDSWIATVPVGYGDGYSRLNSNRGRMLVGGVSYPIVGRVCMDQTMLNLGPVIDGEPAPAKAGDEVVMLGRQGTESIDADELAELMGTISYEVTCLINKRVERTYPA, encoded by the coding sequence GTGCTGTACGTCACACATGCCGAGGTCGATCTTTCCGCGATAGCCCGCAACGTCGAGCAGGCCCGCAAGCTGGCACCGCACGCCAAGACTCTGGTGGCGGTGAAGGCGGACGCCTACGGCCACGGTGCCGTGCCGGTCGCCCGGCATCTTGCCAAACTGGGACTCGCCGATTGGTTCGGGGTGGCGACCACGCCCGAGGGCATCGAACTGCGCGATGCGGGCATCACCCAACCGATTCTGAAGCTCTCGCCGTGTCTGAGTGATGACGAATTGGACGCCGCCATTGCCGCCGACATCACCCCTACCGTGATCGACGAGGCAACCATAGCTGCCGCGTCGGCCGCGGCCGCCCGAGCCGGACGCACCGGCTATCCGGTGCATCTGGCGATCGACACGGGCATGCGCCGAATCGGTTCCAGTCCGGTGAACGCGCCAGCGCTTGCCCAAGCCATCGGCGCCGACCCGGCATTGAAGCTGGAAGGCCTGTTCACTCATTTCCCGATCAGCGATCAGCCGGTCGGCAATGAGTTCACCGCAGGCCAGATGACGAGCCTGCTCAATGTCGCCGACCAGATCCGAGCCGACCGCGACCGGGCCGGTCTCGCCCCGCTTGAACTGGTGCATGCGTCCAATTCGGGGGCCGTGCTCGGGCACCCCACCCAAGGCTTCGACATGGTGCGGCCGGGCATCATGGCCTACGGCTACTATCCGGACGCCGAGACTCCTCGTCCGGTCGAGTTGAGGCCCGCGCTCAGCTGGAAATCTCAGCTCAGCTACGTGAAACAGGTCGCCGCCGGCGACACGGTCAGCTACGGACGCACCTGGACAGCGCCCGTCGACTCGTGGATCGCGACCGTGCCCGTCGGTTACGGAGATGGCTACTCCCGGCTGAACTCCAATCGCGGACGCATGCTGGTCGGTGGGGTCTCGTATCCGATCGTGGGCCGGGTCTGCATGGATCAGACGATGCTGAACCTGGGCCCGGTGATCGATGGCGAACCAGCCCCGGCGAAGGCAGGAGACGAGGTCGTCATGCTCGGCAGGCAAGGCACGGAATCGATCGATGCGGACGAGCTGGCCGAGCTTATGGGGACGATCAGCTACGAGGTCACCTGCCTCATCAACAAGCGGGTCGAACGGACCTATCCTGCCTGA
- a CDS encoding Lrp/AsnC family transcriptional regulator, translated as MHDEVDLRLVNILQIDPRIPWARAGEILGISATTAANRWRRLNEAGLAWISTYPNLTCQFTATVEVDCRTEFLPSAIKALCENPLIVNVDETTGTRDLLLMVIAPDMDTLTRLIIDWIGGLNGVYGTRSSLVTEVIASGESWRVNALNREQVRKATLQLTPDRAITHNSLDVSLSEALARDGRASVASLAQLLDEPPSTVHRRLQKLRGNRQIIMRCDLAPELAGWLLEYTWLTTVAFSHKQRVIELLRGQPSLRSCIWTTGANNLRVNFRANHLGGLGGFESAIASSLPGLAPAETIIHMRNHKSMGWLLANRGRCTGELVTPVFSTKEPS; from the coding sequence ATGCACGACGAAGTCGACCTGCGGCTGGTGAACATCCTTCAGATCGATCCACGCATCCCGTGGGCACGGGCCGGTGAGATCCTCGGGATCTCGGCGACGACCGCGGCCAATAGATGGCGCCGTCTGAACGAGGCCGGGCTGGCGTGGATCAGCACTTATCCCAATCTGACCTGCCAATTCACTGCCACCGTCGAGGTGGACTGCCGCACCGAATTCTTACCGTCTGCGATCAAGGCGTTGTGTGAGAACCCGCTGATCGTCAACGTGGACGAGACCACCGGGACGCGCGATCTACTGCTGATGGTCATCGCGCCCGACATGGACACTCTCACCAGACTGATCATCGACTGGATAGGCGGCCTGAACGGGGTTTACGGCACGCGGAGTTCGCTGGTCACCGAGGTCATTGCCAGTGGCGAATCGTGGCGCGTTAACGCGCTCAACCGGGAACAGGTCCGCAAAGCCACGCTACAGCTGACGCCCGATCGAGCGATCACCCACAACAGCCTCGACGTGTCGCTGTCGGAAGCGCTGGCGCGGGACGGTCGGGCCAGCGTGGCATCGCTGGCTCAATTGCTCGACGAGCCGCCCAGCACCGTACACCGGCGCCTACAGAAGCTGCGCGGCAATCGCCAGATCATCATGCGTTGCGACCTCGCGCCCGAACTGGCCGGCTGGCTGCTCGAATACACTTGGCTGACCACGGTGGCGTTCAGTCATAAACAGCGAGTGATCGAATTGCTGCGCGGTCAGCCGTCACTGCGCTCGTGCATCTGGACGACGGGCGCGAACAATCTCAGGGTGAACTTCCGGGCCAATCATCTGGGTGGGCTTGGTGGTTTTGAGTCAGCGATCGCCAGCTCCCTACCCGGGCTGGCACCTGCGGAAACCATCATTCACATGCGCAATCACAAATCCATGGGCTGGCTGCTCGCGAACAGAGGCCGCTGCACAGGTGAACTGGTGACACCGGTCTTCAGCACCAAAGAGCCCAGCTGA
- the ord gene encoding 2,4-diaminopentanoate dehydrogenase, whose protein sequence is MNDNQRRIRVVQWGLGAMGQGVAKLILAKEGLELVGAIDINPELNGSDLGTLLGTEPSGVRISTDPASILDPEKVDVVTICTTSWVAKQLLDLKTILSAGVNVVSIAEEMAAPEAQNPELAAELNQLATANDVSIVGVGVNPGFVLDHLVVVLTAGSQTVTKIEASRVNDLSPYGVTVLQTQGVGTTPEEFAAGVADGSIVGHVGFPESVRLISDALGLGVDRVEQTIEPIVSSVRRQARDRVIEPGQVAGCKHSALGYRGDEVVIELIHPQQVSPEAEGQSTGDYVTIHGVPEITMSTGPEIAGGIATQGIAVNTIPRIFAATPGLKRIIDLPSPSALMGPSAYVRR, encoded by the coding sequence GTGAACGACAATCAGCGACGAATCCGCGTTGTGCAATGGGGCCTGGGTGCCATGGGTCAAGGGGTCGCCAAACTGATCCTGGCCAAGGAAGGCCTGGAGTTGGTCGGCGCGATCGACATCAATCCCGAACTCAATGGCAGCGACCTGGGCACTCTGCTCGGCACCGAGCCGAGCGGAGTCCGGATCAGCACCGATCCGGCGAGTATTCTCGACCCAGAGAAGGTTGACGTGGTCACCATCTGCACCACCTCGTGGGTGGCCAAGCAGCTGCTGGACCTGAAGACCATCTTGTCGGCGGGCGTCAACGTCGTCAGCATCGCCGAGGAGATGGCGGCGCCCGAGGCCCAGAACCCCGAGCTCGCAGCCGAACTCAACCAACTCGCCACGGCGAACGACGTGTCGATCGTAGGCGTCGGCGTCAACCCGGGTTTCGTGCTCGACCATCTCGTTGTTGTGCTCACCGCGGGAAGCCAGACGGTCACCAAGATAGAGGCCAGTCGCGTCAACGATCTCAGCCCATACGGCGTGACCGTGCTGCAGACCCAGGGCGTGGGCACCACTCCCGAGGAGTTCGCAGCGGGAGTCGCTGACGGGTCGATCGTCGGACACGTCGGCTTCCCCGAATCGGTGCGACTGATCAGCGACGCGCTTGGCTTGGGCGTCGACCGGGTCGAGCAGACCATCGAGCCGATCGTTTCATCGGTACGCAGGCAGGCTCGTGACCGGGTGATTGAACCTGGTCAAGTTGCCGGCTGCAAGCATTCGGCGCTCGGCTACCGCGGCGACGAGGTGGTCATTGAACTGATCCATCCGCAGCAGGTCTCCCCCGAGGCGGAAGGCCAATCCACCGGCGACTACGTCACTATCCACGGCGTGCCCGAAATCACCATGTCTACCGGTCCGGAGATCGCCGGCGGTATTGCCACTCAGGGCATCGCAGTGAACACCATTCCGCGCATCTTTGCCGCCACTCCAGGCCTCAAACGGATTATCGATTTGCCGTCGCCGAGCGCCTTGATGGGCCCGTCCGCCTACGTGCGTCGCTGA